A genomic segment from Micromonospora echinaurantiaca encodes:
- the frr gene encoding ribosome recycling factor: MIDDTLLEAEEKMERAVEHAKEEFGAIRTGRATPAMFSKVIIDYYGTPTPLTQMASVAIPEPRMAIIKPYDNSQINAMEKAIRDSDLGVNPNNEGNQLRILLPQMTEERRRDMIKVARHKGEEAKVAIRNIRRRGKEELDRLVKDGEVGEDEGRRAEKELDDLTQRYVANVDDLVKHKETELLEV; the protein is encoded by the coding sequence GTGATCGACGACACCCTCCTCGAGGCCGAGGAGAAGATGGAGCGTGCGGTCGAGCACGCCAAGGAGGAGTTCGGGGCCATCCGCACCGGCCGCGCCACTCCGGCCATGTTCTCCAAGGTCATCATCGACTACTACGGAACGCCGACGCCGCTGACCCAGATGGCGTCCGTGGCCATCCCGGAGCCGCGGATGGCCATCATCAAGCCGTACGACAACTCGCAGATCAACGCCATGGAGAAGGCGATCCGCGATTCCGACCTCGGGGTGAACCCCAACAACGAGGGCAACCAGCTGCGCATCCTGCTTCCCCAGATGACCGAGGAGCGCCGCCGCGACATGATCAAGGTGGCCCGGCACAAGGGTGAGGAGGCCAAGGTGGCGATCCGCAACATCCGCCGCCGCGGCAAGGAGGAGCTCGACCGGCTGGTCAAGGACGGTGAGGTCGGCGAGGACGAGGGCCGCCGCGCCGAGAAGGAGCTGGACGACCTGACCCAGCGCTACGTGGCCAACGTCGACGACCTGGTCAAGCACAAGGAAACCGAGCTGCTCGAGGTCTGA